In Maridesulfovibrio sp., a single genomic region encodes these proteins:
- the rplP gene encoding 50S ribosomal protein L16 has product MLSPKKVKFRKRQKGRLKGKAQRGSTIAFGDIAIKTLEHGKLSNNQIEAARIAIMRHIKRGGQVWIRVFPDVPVTAKPAEVRQGKGKGSPVGWCAPVKPGRILYEVKGVDIELAREALVRASHKLPVKTAIVVKEVM; this is encoded by the coding sequence ATGTTATCACCTAAGAAAGTTAAATTCCGTAAACGTCAGAAAGGTCGTCTGAAAGGTAAAGCGCAGCGCGGTTCCACTATCGCATTCGGCGATATCGCCATCAAGACTCTGGAACACGGCAAGCTGAGCAACAACCAGATTGAAGCAGCACGTATCGCTATCATGCGTCACATCAAGCGTGGCGGACAGGTATGGATCAGGGTTTTCCCCGATGTACCCGTTACCGCCAAGCCTGCTGAAGTCAGACAGGGTAAAGGTAAAGGTTCCCCGGTCGGTTGGTGCGCTCCGGTTAAACCCGGTCGCATTCTGTACGAAGTAAAAGGTGTGGACATTGAACTGGCCAGAGAAGCTCTGGTCCGTGCATCCCACAAGCTTCCTGTCAAGACTGCTATTGTAGTTAAGGAGGTAATGTAG
- the rpmC gene encoding 50S ribosomal protein L29, translating into MKATELRELDGAALNEKLAEARKELFNLRFQHATAQLENTQKLSDVKKDIAKILTVQREKELGA; encoded by the coding sequence ATGAAAGCCACAGAACTTCGTGAACTCGACGGCGCTGCTCTGAACGAGAAGCTTGCAGAAGCCCGCAAGGAGCTTTTCAATCTTCGTTTTCAGCACGCAACCGCACAGCTGGAAAACACCCAGAAACTGTCCGATGTCAAAAAAGACATCGCTAAGATTCTCACCGTTCAGCGTGAAAAGGAACTGGGAGCATAA
- the rpsQ gene encoding 30S ribosomal protein S17, producing the protein MAELNLKGNRRVLTGVVISDKADKTIVVRVETLVKHPLYKKFIRRHTKFMAHDPANECGVGDKVQIVEFRPLSRRKRWHLDKILEKAV; encoded by the coding sequence ATGGCAGAGCTTAATCTGAAAGGAAACAGGCGCGTGCTGACCGGCGTGGTTATCAGCGACAAGGCCGACAAGACTATTGTCGTCCGCGTTGAGACCCTCGTGAAGCATCCCCTGTATAAAAAATTCATCCGTCGTCACACCAAATTCATGGCGCATGATCCTGCCAATGAATGCGGCGTAGGCGATAAGGTACAGATTGTTGAATTCCGCCCCCTTAGCCGGCGCAAAAGGTGGCATTTAGATAAAATACTGGAAAAAGCAGTTTAG